One stretch of Bacteroidota bacterium DNA includes these proteins:
- a CDS encoding sulfatase-like hydrolase/transferase, translated as MNISRRFTLLLLAIFFVSHVQAQKTKYVVIIMLDGARYTETFGDSTHTYIPTMWNVLKPQGTIYTSYYNNGKTETNPGHASILSGTWQYIANDGSERSHSPTIFEYFRKQKNVPSTDCWVALGKDKLNVLTNSTHADYGAQYAASYKISTDPANDILTYDNVRFVLTNHRSRITIANFAKIDIEGHAASWETYLEAIKRADSLVTSLWNSIQSDADLKNKTTLIVTNDHGRHTTDFSGHGDGCDGCRHVMLMILGPDTPKGKIDSTLSSQIDIAPTIGKMMRFSPFLAEGNVIESAIEAAANVPIILKNSPTTKISGTYSLQWSTGYTKDSLTTIVEYSKDAGISWNQLLNTTAKDSVYQWNTLNVNDGTRYRLRISVYGDTTYGITQSAQNFTIDNPANGAPDIELLSPNRNIIVSGKMNIVWNAADAEGDNLSLTMNGSTDNGLSWYTIASNLPNTGSYEWETNPVANSKSFRIKIICSDGQASSEVVSPMFEVENIRLKVPSLKQSAGSGNGIVTVNIVNPSQMNGNSYTIEFLDSAYGLKRYNVINVTKNITVLKNILFATDGSEGPLFDGMRLSIIDYPEPLHNKDSTKWIKGNSTLFSKVNLPELVFPEGNIIATPEAADYEIRISNTIIDTSKEYFGASATPLYFTVFNTTLNKKTPIVLTELLTDGKFSFGDDLYFFRKDSSNKDVLSWELFVDGDVNSINPQQGDIFKVATIKPMTGKDIFAFTAVPTLVNVTDIIPQKFGLSQNYPNPFNPATNIRVSIPVSCFVKVKVFDLLGREVSTIVNELISPGEYQFEFNAKPFASGIYFYRIMATSLIGNRELFTQSKKMIYIK; from the coding sequence ATGAATATCTCCAGAAGGTTTACCTTATTATTGCTCGCGATATTTTTTGTATCACATGTTCAAGCTCAAAAAACAAAATATGTTGTTATCATTATGCTGGACGGAGCAAGATACACCGAGACATTTGGGGATTCAACGCATACATATATTCCCACAATGTGGAATGTCTTAAAACCACAAGGAACAATCTACACTTCTTACTATAATAATGGTAAAACCGAAACAAATCCCGGACACGCAAGCATTTTAAGTGGTACATGGCAATATATAGCGAACGATGGTTCCGAACGTTCTCATAGTCCAACGATATTTGAGTACTTCCGAAAACAAAAAAATGTGCCTAGTACAGATTGTTGGGTCGCATTGGGAAAAGATAAACTAAATGTCTTAACCAATAGTACGCATGCGGACTATGGAGCTCAATATGCCGCATCCTATAAAATATCTACCGATCCGGCAAACGATATTCTCACCTATGATAATGTCAGATTTGTTTTGACCAATCATCGATCACGAATAACCATCGCAAATTTTGCAAAGATCGATATTGAAGGACATGCCGCTTCATGGGAAACATATCTGGAGGCAATTAAACGTGCCGATTCCCTGGTAACATCGTTATGGAATTCGATACAGTCAGATGCTGATTTGAAAAATAAAACTACTCTTATCGTTACGAATGATCACGGAAGACATACGACTGATTTTTCAGGACATGGGGATGGATGTGATGGATGTCGTCACGTTATGTTAATGATACTCGGTCCGGACACACCAAAAGGAAAAATTGACAGCACACTCTCAAGCCAGATCGATATCGCACCAACAATTGGCAAGATGATGAGATTTTCTCCCTTTCTTGCGGAAGGGAATGTAATAGAATCGGCCATTGAAGCTGCAGCAAATGTGCCGATTATTTTGAAGAATTCTCCTACAACAAAAATCTCCGGAACATATTCTCTACAATGGTCCACAGGCTATACAAAAGATTCGTTGACAACAATTGTTGAATACAGTAAAGATGCAGGAATTTCTTGGAATCAATTGTTAAATACAACCGCCAAAGATTCCGTGTATCAATGGAACACTTTAAATGTGAATGATGGCACTCGTTATCGACTCCGAATTTCTGTCTATGGTGATACGACATATGGAATTACACAATCCGCTCAGAATTTTACTATTGATAATCCAGCTAATGGAGCGCCAGATATAGAATTGCTCTCGCCAAACAGGAATATTATTGTTTCAGGGAAAATGAATATTGTATGGAATGCTGCGGATGCGGAAGGAGACAATCTTTCTCTGACGATGAATGGAAGTACGGATAATGGGTTATCGTGGTACACAATTGCATCAAATCTACCCAATACCGGTTCTTATGAGTGGGAAACAAATCCTGTTGCGAATAGCAAATCATTCAGAATAAAAATCATTTGCAGCGATGGTCAAGCAAGTTCTGAAGTTGTTTCACCGATGTTTGAAGTAGAAAATATACGTCTCAAGGTACCTTCGTTAAAACAAAGCGCTGGTTCAGGTAATGGGATTGTCACTGTGAATATTGTTAATCCTTCGCAAATGAACGGCAATTCATATACAATTGAATTTCTGGATAGTGCTTATGGATTAAAACGCTACAATGTCATTAATGTAACAAAAAATATTACTGTCCTAAAAAATATTTTGTTTGCCACCGATGGAAGCGAAGGTCCGTTATTTGATGGCATGCGACTATCTATTATTGATTATCCGGAACCACTGCACAATAAAGATTCCACAAAATGGATCAAAGGAAATTCAACATTATTCAGTAAAGTCAATCTTCCGGAACTTGTTTTCCCGGAAGGAAACATCATTGCAACTCCGGAAGCTGCCGATTATGAAATTCGTATTTCCAATACAATTATTGATACTTCCAAAGAGTATTTCGGCGCCTCTGCAACGCCGCTGTATTTTACTGTGTTTAACACAACACTAAATAAAAAAACTCCTATCGTGCTGACGGAATTATTAACGGATGGCAAATTTTCATTTGGTGACGACCTCTATTTTTTTAGAAAAGACTCATCAAATAAAGATGTACTATCCTGGGAGCTGTTTGTTGATGGGGATGTAAATTCTATCAATCCTCAACAGGGAGATATATTCAAAGTAGCAACGATAAAGCCAATGACCGGTAAAGATATTTTTGCATTTACTGCGGTACCAACCTTAGTAAACGTAACGGATATCATTCCACAAAAATTTGGACTTTCTCAGAATTATCCTAATCCATTTAATCCTGCAACAAACATTAGGGTTTCGATTCCCGTTTCATGCTTTGTTAAGGTGAAAGTCTTTGACCTGTTGGGAAGGGAAGTATCAACTATTGTGAATGAACTGATTTCTCCGGGAGAGTACCAATTTGAATTTAATGCAAAACCCTTTGCCAGCGGAATTTATTTCTATCGAATAATGGCAACGTCATTAATCGGTAATCGAGAATTATTTACGCAATCGAAAAAAATGATCTATATAAAATAA
- a CDS encoding serine hydrolase, giving the protein MKFIVSIFMLAIVSTLNAQSIPKDFDAYVEKVLKTFNVPGVAVAIVKDGKVILAKGYGLKTIGTKDKVDSKTNFSIASNTKAFVGTSLGILVDEGKIKWNDRVVDHLPWFQLSDPYVTKEMRVIDLLVHRSGLGLGAGDLLIWPTNTYNQKDVVKRFKNIPLATSFRSTYAYDNILYLIAGELIEAVSGMSWDAFVQTRIFNKLGMNNSVLTFSDAVKKGNVATPHAEINGIVRLVAASDSAKTNPAATVNTNAEDIAKWMICQLDSGKYADSSKLFTPTITRTLWSVVTPLPVGKVAKELSPMQPNFAGYGAGFFLRDYRGKKLVWHTGGLSGFVSLVAMIPELRVGVAVFTNQEVGGAFYSIGWRALDYYLNANYDWIAAYKAVKNRADSTDKAAEAKRSAARDSLSKPSLSLEKYAGKYNDTWYGEINIELKAGKLFMQMAATPSLGGYLEHYQYNTFIARWSDPEMRADAFVTFSLNPDGSIETVKMKAVSPATDFSFDFHDLLLKPIK; this is encoded by the coding sequence ATGAAATTCATCGTTTCAATTTTTATGCTCGCTATTGTATCCACTCTCAATGCTCAATCAATACCAAAAGATTTTGATGCCTATGTTGAAAAAGTTCTGAAAACATTTAATGTGCCTGGTGTTGCGGTTGCAATTGTAAAAGATGGGAAAGTGATTCTTGCAAAAGGTTACGGACTGAAAACAATCGGAACAAAAGATAAAGTAGACAGTAAAACAAATTTCAGTATAGCTTCCAATACAAAAGCATTTGTCGGCACATCGCTTGGTATTTTGGTAGATGAAGGGAAGATAAAATGGAACGATCGTGTGGTTGATCATCTCCCATGGTTTCAACTCTCCGACCCGTATGTAACCAAAGAAATGCGTGTTATCGATCTTCTTGTCCATCGAAGCGGACTTGGGTTAGGAGCCGGTGATCTTTTAATTTGGCCGACAAACACGTACAATCAAAAAGATGTTGTAAAACGTTTTAAAAATATTCCTCTTGCAACAAGTTTCAGAAGTACTTATGCGTACGACAACATTCTGTATTTGATAGCAGGAGAATTAATTGAAGCGGTGAGCGGTATGTCGTGGGATGCATTTGTTCAAACCAGAATTTTTAACAAACTGGGGATGAACAATAGCGTTTTGACATTTTCAGATGCTGTGAAAAAAGGGAATGTTGCCACACCGCATGCGGAGATAAATGGTATTGTAAGACTCGTTGCGGCATCGGATAGTGCCAAGACTAATCCAGCGGCAACAGTGAATACGAATGCTGAAGATATTGCGAAATGGATGATCTGCCAACTCGATTCAGGGAAATATGCTGATAGTTCCAAACTTTTTACTCCTACAATTACCCGTACACTTTGGTCAGTTGTTACACCGCTTCCTGTTGGAAAAGTAGCAAAAGAATTATCGCCGATGCAGCCAAACTTTGCCGGTTATGGTGCAGGATTTTTTCTGCGTGATTATCGCGGTAAGAAACTTGTTTGGCATACCGGAGGGCTTTCCGGATTTGTATCATTGGTTGCGATGATTCCTGAGTTGAGAGTTGGCGTTGCGGTGTTTACCAATCAGGAAGTAGGAGGGGCATTTTATTCCATCGGTTGGCGTGCACTCGATTATTATTTAAATGCCAATTATGATTGGATCGCCGCGTATAAAGCAGTAAAAAATCGTGCCGATTCAACCGATAAGGCAGCGGAAGCAAAGAGATCAGCTGCAAGAGACTCGCTTTCAAAACCTTCATTATCACTGGAAAAATATGCGGGAAAATATAACGATACTTGGTATGGTGAAATCAATATTGAACTGAAAGCTGGGAAATTATTCATGCAAATGGCTGCAACACCATCGTTAGGAGGATATTTAGAACATTACCAGTATAATACGTTTATTGCCCGCTGGAGTGATCCTGAGATGCGTGCTGATGCATTTGTAACCTTTTCATTGAATCCAGACGGCAGTATTGAGACAGTAAAGATGAAAGCTGTTTCTCCGGCAACCGATTTCAGTTTTGATTTCCACGATTTGTTATTAAAACCTATTAAATGA
- a CDS encoding PP2C family protein-serine/threonine phosphatase: MNQRSLYKTIESFDSKKFASTEEMLAHILHQIVSNDRIEIKGGRVWKLDSTKYSYEVIAQHGEVEKIKANFSLKVDEYKMFKQLALHRTIVAKETNEYLRSKGILKYSATGIGEVVTIKGVELYPYILSFNTDVQHEHVAPTLNIISLAVTSMVKNRRMERSTSQLQKDLDKAREIQKSILPAHELQFHNYEMFGISIADRIVGGDFFDYIMSAEKDRVGIVIGDAASKGISAAVQALYVSGALRMGASYQTKISNLIHNINELVHHTFSDDRFLTLFYAELSNDLKGLCVYVNAGHSSPIIFRAATRTTEYLEATGNIVGPFPHQLYRSEGIMLAKGDIMLLYTDGVSEAMDNLGIQYTEKRLAQKLNELRNEKAQNIARLIVEDVQIHNAKSKYSDDKTIVVVKRVK, from the coding sequence ATGAATCAACGTTCGCTCTATAAGACAATCGAAAGCTTCGACAGCAAAAAGTTTGCTTCCACGGAAGAAATGCTCGCCCATATACTGCATCAAATCGTCTCCAATGACAGGATTGAAATCAAAGGGGGACGAGTATGGAAACTTGATTCGACGAAGTACAGTTATGAGGTTATTGCACAACATGGCGAAGTAGAAAAGATCAAGGCAAACTTTTCATTGAAGGTTGATGAATACAAAATGTTTAAGCAGCTTGCATTGCATCGTACCATTGTTGCAAAGGAAACGAATGAATATTTGCGCAGTAAGGGAATTCTTAAATATTCTGCTACGGGTATCGGCGAAGTTGTGACAATAAAAGGGGTCGAACTCTATCCATATATTTTATCATTTAATACAGACGTTCAGCATGAACATGTTGCTCCCACGCTGAATATTATCAGTCTTGCCGTTACTTCAATGGTAAAAAACAGAAGGATGGAGCGAAGTACGTCTCAGTTGCAAAAAGATTTAGATAAAGCAAGGGAGATTCAAAAAAGTATTCTGCCTGCCCATGAATTACAATTCCACAATTATGAAATGTTCGGTATCTCCATTGCCGATAGAATTGTAGGCGGTGATTTTTTTGATTATATCATGAGTGCAGAGAAAGACCGTGTCGGTATTGTTATCGGGGATGCGGCTAGTAAAGGAATATCAGCAGCCGTCCAAGCGTTGTATGTCTCCGGCGCACTTCGCATGGGTGCAAGTTATCAGACCAAGATTAGCAATCTCATCCATAATATTAATGAGCTTGTCCATCATACCTTTTCGGACGACCGATTCCTTACGTTATTTTATGCTGAATTGTCCAATGACCTAAAAGGATTATGTGTATACGTTAATGCCGGGCACAGCAGTCCCATCATTTTTCGAGCGGCAACACGCACAACAGAATATCTTGAAGCAACCGGTAATATTGTTGGACCTTTTCCTCATCAATTATACCGAAGTGAAGGCATTATGCTTGCTAAGGGAGACATCATGTTATTGTATACCGATGGTGTTTCTGAAGCAATGGACAATCTTGGCATTCAATATACAGAAAAACGCCTCGCCCAAAAACTCAATGAACTCCGAAACGAAAAAGCACAGAACATCGCCCGATTGATTGTTGAAGATGTTCAAATCCATAATGCAAAGAGTAAATATTCTGACGATAAGACTATTGTGGTTGTAAAACGGGTGAAATAA
- a CDS encoding 3'-5' exonuclease: protein MNFLAIDFETANRYSNSACSVGLVQVLHGNIAPKKTFLIKPPYEHFEFSHIHGISWDDVKKKGTFKDIWKKVLPFFEGIDFVVAHNAPFDKRVLQSCCSTYGIAPPEIEFRCTVRLSRSVLKIRPANLSNVCRQLFIPLNHHEAGSDAEACARIMLEVLKRIER, encoded by the coding sequence ATGAACTTCCTCGCTATCGATTTCGAAACAGCTAACCGATATTCCAACAGTGCATGTTCCGTAGGGTTAGTACAAGTGCTCCATGGAAATATTGCTCCGAAAAAAACCTTTCTCATTAAACCGCCATACGAACATTTTGAGTTTTCACACATTCATGGTATTTCCTGGGATGATGTCAAAAAGAAAGGGACATTTAAAGATATTTGGAAAAAAGTACTCCCTTTTTTTGAAGGAATTGATTTTGTTGTTGCCCATAATGCTCCGTTTGATAAGAGAGTGCTTCAGTCATGCTGCTCCACTTATGGTATTGCACCTCCGGAAATTGAATTTCGGTGTACTGTCCGGTTATCTCGATCAGTCTTAAAAATTCGGCCTGCAAATCTTTCAAATGTCTGCAGACAATTATTTATTCCACTGAACCATCACGAAGCGGGATCCGACGCAGAAGCATGCGCTCGGATAATGTTGGAAGTGTTGAAAAGAATTGAACGATGA
- a CDS encoding VF530 family protein — MSQKIIQPNNPLHGKTLEMILHHLVDHFGWEELGKCIKVRCFNENPSIKSSLTFLRKTPWAREKVEELYLEVIQE, encoded by the coding sequence ATGAGCCAGAAAATAATACAACCGAATAATCCGTTACATGGCAAAACACTTGAAATGATTTTGCATCATCTTGTTGATCATTTCGGTTGGGAAGAATTAGGGAAGTGTATTAAAGTACGATGCTTTAACGAAAACCCTAGCATCAAATCGAGTTTGACTTTTTTGCGAAAGACACCTTGGGCAAGGGAAAAAGTGGAAGAACTATATCTTGAAGTGATTCAGGAATAA
- a CDS encoding ATP-binding cassette domain-containing protein codes for MAKQISPVLISAQDISIRFGEQIVLKEASLNIHQTDRIGLIGTNGSGKSTLIKIIAGLIQPDSGTFSRKRELITGYLSQDFTLDESKSVFENIMDGAHDVIDILREYESLPYDSERRHILEEHIHLLDGWNLENRVEAAMHSLNVPDKERDITTLSGGEKRRVALCRAIISRPDLLILDEPTNHLDTQSIEWMEEFLEDYDGACLFVTHDRYFLDSIANRIVELSNGLCYPHAGNYTDYLIDKAERQAQLETEEKKKNNFLRRELEWVRRGPKARTTKSKSRLKNYFEIADKEGYQAEKEVQLLIPPPSGLGNTVLNLKHVGMELGDRKLFSHVDLLFDKKRKLGIIGRNGLGKTTLLKLILNELQPTEGTVEVGERTMINYIDQSRIDLNDENTVLKEIGEGNDWIMFGENKTTVWTYLRRFNFADDRINTKVGKLSGGERSRLLLAKILKNGGNFLILDEPTNDLDLPTLRVLEEALVDFDGCVIAVSHDRYFLNRVCNGILAFEGDGKVHFSEGNYDYYIEKRTARLAAEVEIEKQKKLEATAKPEPKKLKWKEAKELETIEQDILKAEEAVHRIEALFAADDFYQKHGDKVEELTKDLNTWKENVERLYARWNELEKLKNG; via the coding sequence ATGGCCAAGCAAATCAGTCCTGTTCTCATCTCTGCACAAGATATCTCTATCCGATTCGGTGAACAGATCGTTTTAAAAGAGGCGTCGCTAAATATTCATCAAACAGATCGTATTGGACTGATCGGCACGAACGGATCGGGAAAATCGACTCTGATCAAAATAATTGCCGGCCTTATTCAGCCAGATTCCGGAACATTCTCCCGTAAACGCGAATTGATTACAGGATATCTCTCACAAGATTTTACATTAGATGAGTCGAAATCTGTTTTCGAAAACATTATGGATGGTGCCCATGATGTGATTGATATCCTTCGGGAATACGAATCACTCCCTTACGATTCAGAACGGCGGCATATCTTAGAAGAACATATCCATCTGCTGGACGGATGGAATCTTGAAAACAGAGTTGAAGCAGCGATGCATTCGTTGAATGTACCGGATAAAGAGAGAGATATTACTACACTTTCCGGAGGTGAAAAACGGCGTGTGGCATTATGTCGTGCCATCATCTCCCGTCCTGATTTACTGATTCTCGACGAACCGACAAACCATCTCGATACTCAGTCCATTGAGTGGATGGAAGAGTTTTTGGAAGATTACGACGGTGCTTGTCTTTTTGTAACGCATGACCGGTATTTTCTAGATTCTATCGCCAATAGAATTGTGGAACTTTCCAATGGACTATGTTACCCTCATGCCGGAAATTATACAGATTATCTTATTGACAAAGCTGAACGCCAAGCTCAATTGGAAACTGAAGAAAAAAAGAAAAATAATTTTCTTCGGCGCGAATTGGAATGGGTGCGGAGAGGCCCGAAAGCACGAACAACAAAGTCAAAAAGCAGATTGAAAAACTATTTTGAGATTGCGGATAAAGAAGGATATCAGGCCGAAAAAGAAGTGCAACTCCTTATTCCCCCTCCTTCCGGTCTTGGAAACACTGTATTAAACCTGAAGCATGTTGGAATGGAGTTAGGTGACCGTAAATTATTTTCGCATGTCGATCTGTTGTTCGACAAAAAACGGAAACTCGGCATTATAGGACGAAACGGGCTTGGGAAAACAACGTTGCTAAAGCTCATCCTGAACGAACTCCAACCGACCGAAGGTACGGTAGAAGTTGGTGAACGAACAATGATTAATTACATCGATCAATCACGGATTGATCTTAATGATGAAAATACTGTGTTAAAAGAAATCGGTGAAGGAAATGACTGGATCATGTTCGGAGAGAACAAGACGACCGTGTGGACGTATTTGCGTCGTTTCAATTTTGCCGATGACCGTATCAACACCAAGGTCGGCAAACTCTCCGGCGGCGAACGGAGCAGATTGCTTCTGGCTAAGATCTTAAAGAACGGTGGTAATTTCCTTATTCTTGACGAACCGACAAACGATCTTGATCTTCCGACACTTCGAGTGTTAGAGGAAGCGTTGGTTGATTTTGACGGCTGCGTCATCGCTGTCAGTCATGATCGGTATTTCCTTAACCGTGTCTGCAATGGCATTCTGGCATTTGAAGGGGACGGAAAAGTGCACTTCAGCGAAGGGAATTACGATTATTACATTGAAAAACGAACTGCGCGGCTTGCTGCGGAAGTTGAAATAGAAAAACAAAAGAAACTTGAGGCGACAGCAAAACCGGAACCGAAAAAATTGAAATGGAAAGAAGCGAAAGAACTTGAAACAATCGAACAGGATATCTTGAAAGCGGAAGAGGCTGTTCATCGAATTGAAGCACTGTTTGCTGCCGATGATTTTTATCAAAAACATGGAGACAAAGTCGAGGAACTCACGAAGGATCTTAACACCTGGAAAGAAAATGTAGAACGGTTGTATGCTCGATGGAATGAATTGGAAAAATTGAAAAATGGCTAA
- a CDS encoding DUF5916 domain-containing protein, whose protein sequence is MQQNSRGIILVVLLVVTSFLSASTITAVKTSEQIKVDGNLTENTWQRSGFTDFKQREPDQGAPSSEKGEVWVAYDDEALYIAAKLYDNNADSVVARLVRRDFVYGDPSDGFLVYVDPYHDKMTGNLFYVSAAGTKADGLVENDGRFELSWDAVWEGVSKLHSDGYVVEMKIPFSQLRFKVGDEQVWGINFERYIGRKNETDMMVYTPRNENGFVSRFPDLVGLKGISPSSRLEILPYVTGKAEYIGNNRNDPFNPGERYLPGGGLDMKVGLGSSLTLDGTINPDFGQVEVDPAVVNLSDVETSFQEKRPFFTEGVSIFRFGQGGTNNNWSFNWNNPTIFYSRRIGRNPQRPQFSLPYYDYADVPNGTKILGAGKISGRIGDDWKIGMIHSLTNREMTTIDSAGVRTKQEMEPQSYYGVLRAQRDFDRGQQGIGLLTTYTNRMFENPILEDYINSNAIVSAVDGWTFFDDERTYVLTGWAGLSSVQGNKNKMIALQRSSGHYFQRPDVTHISVDSTLTSMTGYAGRLMLNKNRGKWTLNAAVGVINPYFESNDLGFMSFADIINTHVVTGYRWSDPTEYYRFAGFDVATFLNYDFGGNKTAEGFWFGGYTTLLNYYGGQFRMQYNPETFSARRTRGGPLMVNPSSQSFSVNLYSDNRNWWILYAGGGMSSGGVDENTNAYIEAELKLTPTFTLSLGPDISFDKSKAQYIRSTVDANATATYGRRYVFADLEQTTVGATIRMNWILNPELSFQIYAQPYFNSGSYNNFKELQKAKSFDFLTYGTSGSSITPQTTPTGEVFGYSLDPDGTGAASPISIGKPDFNYRSLRGNAVLRWEYSPGSALFLVWTQSREDVESAGDFQFGRSVDRIVNVKPDNIFMLKLSYWLGM, encoded by the coding sequence ATGCAGCAAAACAGCCGTGGAATTATTTTGGTAGTTCTTCTCGTCGTTACTTCATTTCTTTCTGCATCAACTATTACTGCTGTTAAAACAAGTGAACAGATTAAAGTCGATGGTAATCTTACCGAAAACACATGGCAAAGATCTGGATTCACCGATTTTAAGCAGCGTGAACCGGATCAAGGAGCACCGAGCAGCGAAAAAGGTGAAGTGTGGGTTGCGTATGATGATGAGGCATTATATATAGCTGCAAAATTATATGATAACAATGCAGATTCTGTTGTTGCACGATTAGTGAGAAGGGATTTTGTCTATGGTGATCCTTCGGACGGTTTTCTTGTCTACGTGGATCCTTATCATGATAAAATGACCGGAAACCTTTTTTACGTTTCTGCAGCAGGAACAAAAGCCGATGGACTTGTTGAAAATGATGGACGGTTTGAACTTTCCTGGGATGCGGTATGGGAAGGAGTTTCAAAGTTGCATTCCGATGGTTACGTTGTTGAAATGAAAATACCGTTTTCTCAATTGAGATTTAAAGTTGGTGATGAGCAAGTGTGGGGAATAAATTTTGAACGGTATATTGGCAGAAAAAATGAGACTGATATGATGGTGTATACGCCGCGAAATGAGAATGGATTTGTTTCCCGCTTTCCAGATCTCGTTGGTCTTAAAGGAATTTCTCCTTCATCAAGACTTGAAATACTCCCGTACGTTACTGGTAAAGCAGAATATATTGGAAATAATCGGAACGATCCTTTCAATCCCGGCGAGCGATATCTTCCCGGAGGTGGACTCGATATGAAAGTGGGTCTTGGATCGAGTCTGACTTTGGACGGAACGATCAATCCTGATTTTGGACAAGTAGAAGTCGATCCTGCTGTTGTGAATCTTTCCGATGTGGAGACTTCGTTTCAAGAGAAGCGACCATTCTTTACGGAAGGGGTGAGCATTTTCCGTTTTGGGCAAGGAGGAACGAACAACAACTGGTCATTCAATTGGAATAACCCGACGATCTTTTACAGCCGCAGAATCGGCAGGAATCCGCAGCGGCCTCAATTTAGTCTGCCGTATTATGATTATGCTGATGTGCCGAATGGGACTAAAATTCTTGGCGCAGGTAAAATATCAGGTCGAATAGGTGATGACTGGAAGATTGGGATGATTCATTCGCTCACCAATAGAGAAATGACAACGATCGACTCCGCGGGTGTCCGTACAAAACAGGAAATGGAACCACAATCGTATTATGGTGTTTTACGCGCTCAACGGGATTTTGACCGAGGACAGCAGGGGATTGGATTGCTCACTACCTACACAAACAGAATGTTTGAGAATCCGATTTTAGAAGACTATATCAATAGTAATGCAATAGTTTCTGCGGTGGATGGATGGACATTTTTTGATGATGAACGAACCTATGTGTTAACCGGCTGGGCAGGACTTTCTTCGGTGCAAGGGAATAAAAATAAAATGATTGCCTTGCAGAGAAGTTCAGGACATTATTTCCAACGGCCGGATGTTACGCATATTTCCGTTGACAGTACACTGACTTCAATGACAGGATATGCAGGAAGATTGATGTTGAACAAGAATCGCGGCAAATGGACGTTGAATGCAGCGGTGGGAGTGATCAATCCTTATTTTGAATCGAACGATCTCGGATTCATGTCATTCGCCGATATCATTAATACGCACGTGGTAACAGGATATCGGTGGAGCGATCCTACTGAATACTACCGCTTTGCCGGATTCGATGTGGCAACATTCCTGAACTACGACTTTGGCGGTAACAAGACTGCAGAGGGATTCTGGTTCGGTGGGTACACTACTCTGCTCAATTATTACGGCGGACAATTCCGTATGCAATACAATCCAGAAACATTCAGCGCACGTCGAACCCGCGGCGGACCTCTCATGGTGAACCCTTCATCACAATCATTCAGCGTGAATCTTTATAGTGATAACAGAAATTGGTGGATCTTGTATGCGGGAGGCGGAATGTCCAGTGGCGGTGTTGATGAAAATACAAACGCGTATATTGAAGCAGAATTAAAATTAACACCAACATTCACATTATCATTAGGACCGGACATCTCATTCGATAAGAGCAAGGCACAGTATATTCGATCGACAGTGGATGCAAATGCAACGGCAACATATGGACGAAGATATGTGTTCGCAGATTTGGAACAGACAACGGTGGGGGCAACGATTCGAATGAACTGGATCTTAAATCCTGAATTGAGTTTCCAGATTTATGCCCAGCCTTATTTCAATTCCGGTTCGTACAACAATTTTAAGGAATTGCAGAAGGCGAAGTCATTCGACTTCCTAACGTACGGCACAAGTGGATCTTCGATTACACCTCAGACCACTCCAACTGGTGAAGTATTTGGTTATTCTCTCGATCCGGATGGAACTGGAGCAGCATCTCCAATCAGTATCGGTAAACCGGATTTCAATTATCGTTCGTTGCGCGGGAATGCCGTGTTGCGGTGGGAATATTCTCCCGGTTCAGCTCTCTTTTTAGTTTGGACACAGAGCAGGGAGGATGTAGAATCTGCAGGAGATTTTCAATTTGGCCGATCAGTGGATCGTATTGTGAATGTGAAACCGGATAATATTTTTATGTTGAAGTTAAGCTATTGGTTGGGAATGTAA